The Bacillota bacterium region GTTATGGTAGCCCAGGCGGTGGCGGCGGCCCAGGACCTTGCCCGCGAGGGGGTGGAGGCCACCGTGGTCAACATGTCCACCATCAAGCCCCTCGATAGCGCCCTGGTGGTGGAGGTGGCCCGGCGGTGCGGAGCGGTGGTCACTGCCGAAGAGCACAGTGTGGTGGGTGGGCTGGGGGCGGCCATAGCGGCTGTCCTCGGAGAGGAGTATCCCGTGCCCATGCGCCGGGTGGGAATCCAGGATCGGTTTGGACAGTCGGGAAAGCCGGAGGCACTGATGGCCGAATACGGACTCACCGCCGCCCACGTGGCAGAGGCTGCCCGGCAGGTCCTGGCCCGCAAGCGGCGGGGGTGACGAAAGGGGGCCAGACTGACGACGGGTCGGGGCGCGCCGATGTTGGATTTTCCTTCCTGACCTGTGGGGAAAAAGGAATTTGCGGCTTTTTGTCGAAGGCCTCTCCTGGGAGAGGCCTTATTTCTCTGCTGCGGGGCGCATAAACGGGAACGGTGTTGGCGGTGATCGAATTTTACGGGGTAAGCAAGGTCTACCCCAACCAGGTAACGGCCCTTCGGGACATCGACCTGCAGGTGGGCAGCGGCGAATTCGTGTTCGTGGTGGGCCCCAGCGGGGCGGGTAAGTCCACGCTGGTGAAGCTCATTTACCGGGAGGAGCTACCCACCCGGGGCAGGTTGCTGGTAGGGGGACGGGATGTGACCGCCCTGCGGCCGGGGCAGGTTCCCTACCTCAGGCGAAGCATCGGGGTGGTGTTCCAGGACTTCCGCCTCCTGCCTAACAAGACCGTGTTCGACAACGTGGCCTTCGCCATGCGGGTGGTGGAAGCAAGTCCGCGGGAAATCAGGCGCCGGGTGCCGCAGGTGCTGGAACTGGTCGGGCTGGCCGACAAGGCCCGTGCTTACCCGGACGAGCTTTCCGGCGGCGAGCAGCAGAGGGTGGGGCTCGCCCGGGCCATTGTGAACAATCCGTCTGTCCTCCTGGCGGACGAGCCCACGGGTAATCTGGATCCCCGCACGTCCCTTGAGATCCTGCGACTGCTCCTGGATGTCAACCGGATGGGTACCACCGTGATCATGGCCACCCATGCCCGCCACCTGGTCAACGTGGCTCGCCGCCGGGTGGTGGAGCTCGATGCGGGCCGCCTGGTCCGCGACGAGTTGCGGGGTGGGTACGGCCATGAAGGTTAGGACCTGGGGTTACCTGCTTAAGGAAGCCTGGGGTAACATCCGTACCGGCAGGCTAATGGCCCTGGCCTCGGTGAGTACGGTGGCAGTGTCCCTCCTCGTCCTGGGTCTCTTCCTGGCCCTGGTGTTCAACCTGGGGCAACTGATGGCCCAGGTGGAGTCGGAGGTCCAGATCAGGGCCTTCCTGGTGATGGACGGTGTTACCGGTCAGCCCGGGGCCGGTGGCTCAGGAGCCCGCGCCGGGGCACCGGGCGGTTCGGGGACTGGTGGTGTGCCGGGCGGACAGGGCGGGTCGGGGACACTGGCCAGGCCGAACCCGGCCGAACTGGAGGCGCAGATCAAGGAGCTGCAAGGGGTCGTTGCCGTCCGGTTCGTTAGCAAGGAAGAGGCCCTGGAACGCATGCGCCAGTCTTTCGGGGAGCGAGCGGCGGTGCTGGAGGCCGTGGAAGAGATCAATCCTCTGCCCGACTCCTTTGAGGTACAGGTGGCTCGTCCGGAACTGGTGGCACCGGTGGCCGAGGCCATCGCCGCCCTGCCCGGGGTGGAGAAGGTGGATTACAAGCGCGACACGGTGGACAGGCTGTTCCGCCTTACAGCCGTGGTGCGGGGCCTGGGGCTGATCATGGCGGTGCTCCTGGTGCTGGGGTCGACCGTGGTGATTTCTAATACCATCAGGCTGACCGTGTTCGCCCGTCGCCGGGAGGTGGCCATCATGAAGCTGGTGGGGGCCACCGACTGGTTCATACGCTGGCCCTTCGTTTTGGAGGGTCTGGCCCTGGGGCTGGGCGGGGCGGTGCTGGCGGTGGCAGCGCTGGCGGGTGCGTACTGGTGGGCGGCGGGAGTAGCAGCGCGGACCCTTCCCTTCCTGCCGCTTGTCGCTCCGGAGCAGGTGGTGCGCCTGACCGCGCTGCCGGTGCTGGGATTGGGGGCGCTGGTAGGCGCGCTGGGGAGCGGGGTTTCCCTACGCCGCTTCCTTCAGGTTTGAGCGGTGGGGCGTGGCTGCGCAGGCAGGCACGGATGGGGGTGATGGGGCTGCCGGAGGCGAACCGATCAAGGGGCCGGAGGTTCCGCTCCGCCCGGGCGATACGGGCATACATAGCAGGGTGCCTGGTCCTGGCACTGCTGCTGGGTATGGTTTGGGCGGCGGGCTGGCCGTCTCCAGGGGTGGCTGCCTCCACTGAGGAGGAGTTGCAGAAGAAGGAAGCCGAGTTGCAGAAGCGGCTTCAGCAGATCGAGCGTAAGATCGCCGAGTACGAGCGCCTCCTCACCCAGTCGCGGGGAAAGGAAAGGGAAGTACGCAAGGAGCTGCTGCGGCTCGAGAGGGAGCTGGACCTCACCCGCAAGGATTTGGCCTACCTGCAGAACCGCCTGCGGGTTACCGGGCAGCAACTTGAGCAAACCAGGGCCGAACTCGAGCGAACGCAAAGGGAACTGGAGTGGCGCACGCAGCTGCTGGGCCGGCGCCTGCGGGCACTGTACGAATCAGGGCCGGTGAGCTACCTGGAAGTCCTCCTGGGGGCGACCAGCTTTTCGGACTTTCTTACCCGGGTTGAGTTCCTGCAACTGATCGCCGCCCAGGACGTCCAGATCATGGTCAGCGTTCAGGAGTTGCGGGACCAGGTGGCGGCCAAGAAGGCGCGCCTTGAGGAGTTGCAGGCCCGGCTGCAGGACCTGCATGCGCGTACCCAGGAGAAAGAAGCCACCGTGCGGGCTCAGACCGTCAGCCGCCAGAAGCTGCTGGTCACCATCCAGAATCAGGCGGAAGAGTACGAGCGTGCCCTGGACGAACTGGAAGAACTGTCCCGGCAACTGGAAAAGGAGATCGCCGCCATCCAGGCCCAGTACGGACTGGGCAAGCGCGACCTGCACATGATCCGGCCGGTGGAAGGGTACCTCTCCTCCCGGTTCGGTAACCGGTTCCATCCCATCATCCGCAAGTGGAGGATGCACACGGGCATCGACATCGGTGCTCCCGAAGGGCGTTCCATCGTGGCTGCCGAATCGGGCCGGGTGATGACGGCAGGCTGGCTCGGTGGTTATGGCAAGACGGTGACCATCGACCACGGCGGCGGCATCTCCACCCTGTATGCCCACATGTCGGAAATCCTGGTTTCGGCAGGGCAGATGGTGCAGAAGGGGCAGGTGATCGGAAGGGTGGGCAGTACGGGTCTGTCCACCGGACCTCACCTGCACTTTGAGGTGCGTGTCAACGGTAAGCCCAATGATCCCCTGCGCTGGGTGCGGTACTGATCCGGTACTGATACGGTTGAGCACACCCGGGGCATATGCTAAACTAGGGGCCGGGTAACGCCGGCCCTCATTTTTTGTCCCCAGGCGAGTTCGAGGGAGAGTGGCCCATGGAGCACAGGGGATTCATATCCCGGCAGAAGATCAGGGAGGGTCTGGCCCGGCGTCGGCGCCGGCAGACCCAGCGGGTGGTGCTGGGCGCCATCCTCCTGGTCGTCCTTTCCAGCCTGGTTACCTACTCCGTCTTCGGGGCAGGCACACCGGGTCTGGCTTCCCACAGCGATCCCCGCATCGGCAAGCTGTGGACCATCATTCGCCTGGTACAGGAACAGTACGTCGACGGACCCGTCGACGTGAACAAGCTGCTGGAGGGTGCCTACGAAGGGGTAGTACGGGCCCTGGGGGATCCTCACTCGAACTACCTGACCAAAGAGGCCTACGAAGAGTGGATCATAGATATCGGGGGCCGTTACGCCGGGGTGGGGATGACCATCATTGACCGGGACGGTGTGGTGGAAGTTGTGCGGCCGTTCCCGGGTACCCCCGCCCACAAGGCCGGTCTCCGTCCGGGCGATCGTATCATCAAGGTGGACGACCGCGATGTCGTCGGCCTGACCGCCGATGACGTGGCCAACATGGTGCGCGGGCAGCCCGGGACCCGCGTTAAGCTGACCATCGAGCGGGACGTCGACGGTGCCGTTCAGGTCCTCGATTTCGAACTGGTGCGGGCCAGCATCCAGGTGCCGGCCGTGGAAGCGGCGGGGCTGCTGCCCGGCGGGATCGGCTACATCCAGCTAACCAGTTTCAACGAGAACGCCTACGACCAGACCCGGGCCGCCCTGGACACCCTGCAAAAACAGGGGATGCGGGCACTGGTTCTGGACCTGCGCCACAACGGTGGGGGAGCTCTGGATCAGGCCGTGAAGATAGCCGGGCTCCTGGTGCCCCGGGGCGTGGTGGTGTCGGTGGTGGGAAGGGACGGGCGCAGGGAGGAGTACAGGGGCGAGGGGCCCGGGCTGGGCAAGCCCCTGGTGGTGCTGGTGGATGGCTATACCGCCAGCGCTTCCGAGATCGTGGCCGGGGCAGTGCGGGATTACGGCGTCGGCAAGCTGGTGGGCACCAAGACGTTCGGCAAGGGATCGGTGCA contains the following coding sequences:
- the ftsE gene encoding cell division ATP-binding protein FtsE, coding for MIEFYGVSKVYPNQVTALRDIDLQVGSGEFVFVVGPSGAGKSTLVKLIYREELPTRGRLLVGGRDVTALRPGQVPYLRRSIGVVFQDFRLLPNKTVFDNVAFAMRVVEASPREIRRRVPQVLELVGLADKARAYPDELSGGEQQRVGLARAIVNNPSVLLADEPTGNLDPRTSLEILRLLLDVNRMGTTVIMATHARHLVNVARRRVVELDAGRLVRDELRGGYGHEG
- the ftsX gene encoding permease-like cell division protein FtsX, whose protein sequence is MKVRTWGYLLKEAWGNIRTGRLMALASVSTVAVSLLVLGLFLALVFNLGQLMAQVESEVQIRAFLVMDGVTGQPGAGGSGARAGAPGGSGTGGVPGGQGGSGTLARPNPAELEAQIKELQGVVAVRFVSKEEALERMRQSFGERAAVLEAVEEINPLPDSFEVQVARPELVAPVAEAIAALPGVEKVDYKRDTVDRLFRLTAVVRGLGLIMAVLLVLGSTVVISNTIRLTVFARRREVAIMKLVGATDWFIRWPFVLEGLALGLGGAVLAVAALAGAYWWAAGVAARTLPFLPLVAPEQVVRLTALPVLGLGALVGALGSGVSLRRFLQV
- a CDS encoding peptidoglycan DD-metalloendopeptidase family protein yields the protein MGLPEANRSRGRRFRSARAIRAYIAGCLVLALLLGMVWAAGWPSPGVAASTEEELQKKEAELQKRLQQIERKIAEYERLLTQSRGKEREVRKELLRLERELDLTRKDLAYLQNRLRVTGQQLEQTRAELERTQRELEWRTQLLGRRLRALYESGPVSYLEVLLGATSFSDFLTRVEFLQLIAAQDVQIMVSVQELRDQVAAKKARLEELQARLQDLHARTQEKEATVRAQTVSRQKLLVTIQNQAEEYERALDELEELSRQLEKEIAAIQAQYGLGKRDLHMIRPVEGYLSSRFGNRFHPIIRKWRMHTGIDIGAPEGRSIVAAESGRVMTAGWLGGYGKTVTIDHGGGISTLYAHMSEILVSAGQMVQKGQVIGRVGSTGLSTGPHLHFEVRVNGKPNDPLRWVRY
- a CDS encoding S41 family peptidase — its product is MEHRGFISRQKIREGLARRRRRQTQRVVLGAILLVVLSSLVTYSVFGAGTPGLASHSDPRIGKLWTIIRLVQEQYVDGPVDVNKLLEGAYEGVVRALGDPHSNYLTKEAYEEWIIDIGGRYAGVGMTIIDRDGVVEVVRPFPGTPAHKAGLRPGDRIIKVDDRDVVGLTADDVANMVRGQPGTRVKLTIERDVDGAVQVLDFELVRASIQVPAVEAAGLLPGGIGYIQLTSFNENAYDQTRAALDTLQKQGMRALVLDLRHNGGGALDQAVKIAGLLVPRGVVVSVVGRDGRREEYRGEGPGLGKPLVVLVDGYTASASEIVAGAVRDYGVGKLVGTKTFGKGSVQHLFPLPDGSGVRVTVAKYYTPSGASIHKVGLTPDVEVVLPQGEMPVAPVDGNKLDAQVAKALEVVKGLLGER